The Terriglobus roseus region GCATGTTGCCGCAGCCAACGAAGGCGATATCGCCGGGGATGGAACGGCCGGCGTCGCGAGCAGCTTCCATGGCGCCAATGGCGGCAAGGTCGTTGTAGCAGAAGACCGCGTCCACGTCCGGGTGCTCCTGGAGCAGACGCTGCATGGCGGCGTAGCCTTCGCGGTCGCCGGCTTCGTCCATGTGATCGAAACGGACTACGAGCGATTCATCCACCGGGAGCTGATTTGCAGCAAGAGTTTCGCGATAACCGCGTGCACGCTCCAATGACGGGCTCAGCGGGCGTCCCGTGATGTGAGCGATACGTTTCCTGCCAGTGTCGATGAGGTGCTGCGTCGCCATGCGGCCTACACCAAAGTCATCACCGCCAACGAAGGGTGCATCCAGTTCCGGGTAGTTTCGGTCGATCAGCAGGTACGGCGTACGCTCATCGCCGGACTGGTAGATGCTGGTCAGGTTCTGTTGGCACGAGGCCACGAGCAATACATCAACACCACGGCTGAGAATCGTGCGGATTTCTGATTGCTCAATCGCTGGGTTGTCTTCTGACGACGCAATGATGAGAGCGCGACCTGTCTCTCGCAGAACTTCGGAGAGGGACTTTGCAAACTCTGCAAAGTAGGTCTGAACAAGGTCCGGGACCACAAGGCCGACGGTGTAGGTGCGGCCACTGG contains the following coding sequences:
- a CDS encoding LacI family DNA-binding transcriptional regulator yields the protein MAVRLKDIARDLNVSTVTVSKVLRGNPDISEATRARVLQRMQELNYQPNMLARGLASGRTYTVGLVVPDLVQTYFAEFAKSLSEVLRETGRALIIASSEDNPAIEQSEIRTILSRGVDVLLVASCQQNLTSIYQSGDERTPYLLIDRNYPELDAPFVGGDDFGVGRMATQHLIDTGRKRIAHITGRPLSPSLERARGYRETLAANQLPVDESLVVRFDHMDEAGDREGYAAMQRLLQEHPDVDAVFCYNDLAAIGAMEAARDAGRSIPGDIAFVGCGNMRYARYLRTPLTSIDHGTDRLGQQAGRLAIQLAEQPNLEPRSVLLEPTLVIRESSLTTSAK